From a single Eremothecium sinecaudum strain ATCC 58844 chromosome III, complete sequence genomic region:
- the MTM1 gene encoding Mtm1p (Syntenic homolog of Ashbya gossypii AFR131C; Syntenic homolog of Saccharomyces cerevisiae YGR257C (MTM1)) has product MSSDENRVNLKQRMVSALAGSLTTALILTPLDVVRIRLQQQELIPSCLCVDDLKTGESLAVKPLSSGKLFWQDECFHKIDCKATATRFTSTWEALMTISRTEGFTTLWRGLSLTLLMAIPGNVVYFSGYEVLKEKSFLRHNHPLLNPVFCGAFARMLAAATVAPLELIRTRFQSIPRSSTGISSLSMFKDLLKETRMELSVHGYRALYRGLLLTLWRDVPFSALYWGAYEYYKQHYWINTSIIYRSKSNSWEYFFNGLIGGGISGTIATLITHPFDVGKTRMQLEVLNSEKNDKKSTGGNKTTNIFRFLNNIRRTEGIKALYTGLVPRVAKVTPSCAIMISTYELSKKYFTS; this is encoded by the coding sequence ATGTCAAGTGATGAAAACCGGGTGAATTTGAAGCAACGAATGGTGAGCGCATTAGCTGGATCACTTACTACTGCACTAATATTGACTCCTTTAGATGTGGTTAGAATACGATTACAGCAGCAGGAGCTTATTCCATCTTGCTTATGTGTTGATGATTTGAAAACTGGTGAAAGCTTGGCGGTGAAACCATTGTCGTCTGGGAAGCTGTTTTGGCAGGATGAGTGTTTTCACAAAATTGACTGTAAGGCTACAGCCACGAGGTTTACGAGTACATGGGAGGCATTAATGACGATCTCGCGTACTGAGGGGTTTACTACGCTTTGGAGAGGACTTTCTTTAACATTGTTAATGGCGATTCCGGGCAATGTTGTGTATTTCTCTGGTTACGAGGTATTGAAAGAAAAGTCCTTCCTGCGTCACAATCATCCGCTTTTGAATCCAGTATTCTGCGGTGCGTTTGCTAGGATGCTAGCAGCAGCTACAGTTGCTCCTTTAGAGCTGATTAGGACTCGGTTTCAAAGTATTCCGCGATCTTCAACTGGTATAAGTTCGCTGAGTATGTTCAAGGACTTACTAAAAGAGACTAGAATGGAATTATCGGTACATGGTTATAGAGCGCTATACAGAGGACTGCTGCTAACATTATGGCGGGATGTGCCATTCAGCGCTCTGTATTGGGGGGCATACGAGTATTATAAACAGCATTACTGGATTAACACATCAATTATATACCGTTCTAAAAGCAATAGTTGGGAATATTTCTTCAATGGTCTCATTGGTGGTGGTATTAGTGGTACCATTGCAACTCTTATTACTCATCCCTTTGATGTTGGGAAGACCAGAATGCAACTAGAGGTTCTGAACTCTGAGAAGAATGATAAAAAAAGTACTGGAGGCAACAAAACTACTAATATCTTCAGATTCTTAAACAATATCAGAAGAACAGAAGGTATTAAAGCTTTATATACCGGCTTAGTACCTAGAGTAGCGAAAGTTACGCCCAGTTGTGCGATTATGATTTCAACTTATGAATTATCGAAGAAATACTTCACTTCCTGA
- the PFS1 gene encoding Pfs1p (Syntenic homolog of Ashbya gossypii AFR132C; Syntenic homolog of Saccharomyces cerevisiae YHR185C (PFS1)) encodes MHQYRKTKPLIPNIDVMNFDHDRRSSMLGGGRKKYDTPRKDNVFGKKRVPDVINETPLQQLGNIDDPSSSFIMHPIQNSKEQILDNPQVFNSSPQFFPDLNYLSPWHSYSNGVGTPIPMNSSMIGNPNLSNVPMSKTYSPYDLPQSSFPAYFNPRAALNMPHREKVNQWIENVPIHIVNEEYLTHDCYSIDEYMNWEEDEFDMSLFQRGENTQINMATVDELLQFQLKRITSMVLRLYEESPEIPLDNSDATSY; translated from the coding sequence ATGCATCAGTACAGAAAAACCAAACCGCTAATTCCTAACATAGACGTAATGAATTTTGACCATGACAGAAGGTCCTCTATGTTAGGTGGAGGGAGGAAGAAGTATGATACTCCAAGAAAGGACAATGTATTCGGTAAAAAACGAGTGCCAGACGTCATAAATGAAACGCCATTGCAACAGCTAGGTAACATAGACGACCCTTCATCCAGCTTTATCATGCACCCAATTCAAAATAGTAAGGAGCAAATTCTAGATAATCCACAAGTTTTTAATAGCAGTCCACAGTTTTTCCCAGATCTGAACTACTTATCACCATGGCACAGTTATTCGAACGGTGTCGGAACGCCAATACCAATGAACAGTTCCATGATTGGGAATCCTAACTTGTCAAATGTCCCAATGAGCAAGACTTACAGTCCCTATGACCTGCCTCAATCAAGCTTTCCGGCATATTTCAATCCTAGAGCAGCGCTGAATATGCCTCATAGAGAAAAGGTCAATCAGTGGATAGAAAATGTTCCTATCCATATTGTAAATGAAGAGTACCTGACACACGATTGTTACAGTATAGATGAGTATATGAACTGGGAGGAGGATGAGTTTGACATGTCTTTGTTCCAACGTGGGGAAAATACGCAAATTAACATGGCTACTGTTGATGAGTTACTACAGTTTCAGCTGAAGCGGATCACGTCCATGGTTTTAAGACTTTATGAGGAAAGTCCAGAAATTCCCCTAGACAACTCCGATGCAACGTCCTACTAG